The Halococcus saccharolyticus DSM 5350 genome window below encodes:
- a CDS encoding ethylbenzene dehydrogenase-related protein, whose amino-acid sequence MTEDLTAIARKLLVAAVFVLAAALAPMLVAGAPADQIPVMEASQSEADSVSNPTASVWNDASTVTVPLSSAPSQVPDANNTTISRANVEAIHTQQRLFLRASWSDATKDGNVTPSQYEAPRLNSYGDAIAVQLPANVSQQPGIAMGSPEAMVNVWWWNGAMGQQELLAAGPGTTTPFNQTAISTNATYRDGRWHVVLSRSLAANETNRGSMAMDQDVPVSFAVWNGSNTERAGQKAVSEWYTFPFGPGPEGPPYQTVLWTIAGIAIAVVAVVTATAVRRGGT is encoded by the coding sequence GTGACCGAGGACCTCACAGCGATAGCACGGAAACTGCTCGTCGCGGCGGTGTTCGTCCTTGCTGCAGCCCTCGCCCCGATGCTCGTTGCAGGAGCGCCCGCCGATCAGATTCCAGTTATGGAAGCATCTCAATCGGAAGCTGACTCGGTCTCGAATCCGACGGCTTCGGTATGGAACGACGCGTCAACTGTCACGGTCCCGCTGTCGAGTGCCCCGAGCCAAGTGCCGGATGCTAATAACACCACCATCAGCCGAGCGAACGTCGAGGCGATTCATACGCAACAGCGGCTCTTCCTCCGAGCGTCGTGGTCGGACGCGACAAAGGACGGCAACGTCACGCCGTCTCAGTACGAAGCACCTCGCCTCAATTCCTACGGCGATGCCATCGCTGTTCAGTTGCCAGCAAACGTCAGCCAACAGCCCGGTATCGCCATGGGGAGCCCCGAAGCGATGGTGAACGTCTGGTGGTGGAACGGTGCAATGGGTCAGCAGGAACTCCTGGCCGCCGGTCCAGGGACGACGACGCCGTTCAATCAGACCGCTATTTCGACCAACGCCACATATCGAGATGGTCGATGGCACGTGGTACTCTCGCGGAGCCTTGCTGCCAACGAAACGAACCGCGGCTCGATGGCGATGGACCAGGACGTGCCCGTCTCCTTTGCAGTCTGGAACGGGTCGAACACTGAGCGCGCGGGGCAAAAGGCTGTCAGTGAGTGGTATACGTTTCCGTTCGGACCCGGGCCAGAGGGGCCGCCGTACCAGACGGTACTCTGGACCATTGCAGGAATCGCTATCGCCGTTGTCGCCGTCGTCACTGCAACAGCAGTCAGGCGGGGTGGAACCTGA
- a CDS encoding molecular chaperone TorD family protein has product MTADVPAPEPDDPPLDREDLEPDAAARGTVYALLASAFEHPTESLHTALAEDDLREHLDDLLARTPLDVATEAVGTDDDYDTFCARYNDLFVIGYSEYEDRTDGTLSTDEPPVPLYESAYRPEASWTDVNLDLARAYDYYGVRPASSNREHHDYLVLQLEFAGYLARREAVEDGPDAARARLDLLDRHLRILVEGVVERIDNEPNTGAYGRFARLLDEFTATDREELLEQLEGE; this is encoded by the coding sequence ATGACGGCCGACGTTCCTGCACCGGAACCCGATGATCCACCACTCGATCGTGAGGATCTCGAACCGGATGCGGCGGCCCGCGGAACAGTGTACGCCTTACTTGCTAGTGCATTCGAACACCCGACCGAGAGCCTCCACACCGCGCTTGCCGAGGACGACCTCCGCGAGCACCTCGACGACCTGCTCGCTCGGACACCTCTTGATGTCGCCACGGAGGCGGTCGGGACCGACGACGACTACGATACGTTTTGCGCCCGGTACAACGACCTCTTCGTTATTGGCTACTCGGAATATGAGGACCGGACTGATGGTACGCTCTCGACTGACGAACCACCGGTTCCACTCTATGAATCAGCCTACCGACCCGAGGCGTCGTGGACCGACGTGAACCTCGATCTCGCGCGGGCTTACGATTACTACGGGGTACGACCTGCATCGTCCAACCGGGAACACCACGATTACCTCGTCCTCCAGTTGGAGTTTGCTGGCTATCTCGCCCGGCGCGAAGCCGTCGAGGACGGACCGGATGCCGCACGGGCACGGCTCGATCTCCTCGACCGTCACCTCCGAATTCTCGTTGAGGGCGTCGTCGAGCGCATCGACAACGAACCGAACACGGGTGCATATGGACGGTTTGCTCGGTTGCTCGATGAGTTCACCGCTACGGATCGCGAGGAACTCCTCGAACAGCTGGAGGGCGAGTGA
- a CDS encoding HEAT repeat domain-containing protein: MSHNHDHDHDCGCDSGCGCESNPYSDDPEYEEIEEEPDPQLDPRKSPGFDHTLDSLADIEVGRDVTLGEMTPDELTASDTDPVADASARELLADLEDGSKTERRRATLALAETDGSAAVVSALSQVALGDDDSDVRQFAIESLAKLRADDAGDVALAISHDDEDPWVRAEALVALDRIDREGYAERMEAALTDDHHAARRNALISLFKVRGEDIEDDAIEMATDPSERVREWAAHVLGGIDDDRARRTLEGMATSDDSDIVALTARHARSVDPARFRRRFTGAMEEGDTLLPGEDLLNRQPTL, encoded by the coding sequence ATGAGCCACAACCACGATCACGACCACGACTGCGGCTGTGATAGCGGATGCGGGTGCGAGAGCAACCCGTACTCGGATGACCCGGAGTACGAGGAGATCGAAGAAGAACCTGACCCACAACTTGATCCGCGGAAGAGTCCAGGGTTCGATCACACTCTTGATAGTCTCGCGGACATCGAGGTAGGCCGGGACGTCACGCTCGGGGAAATGACTCCGGACGAACTGACCGCGAGTGACACTGATCCAGTGGCTGACGCGTCGGCCCGCGAACTGCTCGCCGATCTCGAGGATGGATCGAAAACGGAACGGCGGCGTGCCACGCTTGCGCTCGCCGAAACTGACGGGTCAGCGGCGGTCGTAAGCGCGCTGTCACAGGTAGCGCTTGGCGACGATGATTCCGATGTCCGACAGTTCGCGATCGAATCACTCGCCAAACTCCGAGCCGACGACGCCGGCGATGTCGCACTCGCCATCTCGCACGACGACGAGGACCCCTGGGTTCGGGCTGAGGCTCTCGTTGCACTCGATCGTATCGACCGAGAAGGGTATGCTGAACGAATGGAGGCTGCACTGACCGATGACCACCATGCTGCTCGCCGGAACGCCCTGATCTCGCTGTTCAAAGTTCGCGGCGAGGATATCGAAGACGACGCTATCGAGATGGCGACCGATCCAAGTGAGCGTGTCCGAGAGTGGGCCGCTCATGTCCTCGGAGGTATCGACGACGATCGTGCCCGCCGGACGTTGGAGGGAATGGCAACCTCCGACGACAGTGACATCGTGGCGCTGACTGCCAGACACGCCAGGTCGGTCGATCCTGCCCGCTTCCGGCGGCGGTTCACGGGAGCGATGGAGGAGGGAGACACTCTCCTCCCCGGTGAAGACCTACTGAATCGTCAACCGACCCTCTAA
- a CDS encoding P-loop NTPase produces the protein MSEHDPQIQEDVEETLRSVEDSRSGMNVFEAGLVEDITIEGDSVTVEANLAQFDPRTSTEVMDTMLHAVRDVAGVESAHVEPAEVDTGDRVSIAEIDTVIAVASTKGGVGKSTVATQLACTFAADRDVGLFDADIFGPNVPSLLDVDGPILSDDDDNPIPATVGGMEVISVGLMTEGGPLAWRGAMAHDALSDLFADTAWDDPDTLVIDLPPGTSDVLLTTLQEVPIDGVVFVTTPFHTSVEDTRRSRRLFEENGVPVLGYVLNMDHFVCDDCEKNHDMFPGGTLTEELDMPALTRLPFSPDLQAQPKPGTAPEAFERLAESVGEQLDDADRLELPEDPVDIRGLEAQQRVERVRGTFESLDSGESLYLVSDRDPTPVGEFLVTLTGTDGDPTDVLPEFTTERRGLEKWVLKAVSP, from the coding sequence ATGAGTGAACACGACCCTCAAATTCAGGAAGACGTAGAAGAGACGCTTCGATCGGTTGAGGACTCCCGGTCCGGAATGAACGTATTCGAGGCCGGGCTGGTCGAAGATATCACCATCGAGGGGGACTCGGTCACCGTCGAGGCGAATTTAGCCCAGTTCGATCCCCGGACCAGCACTGAAGTCATGGATACGATGTTGCACGCGGTTCGGGACGTGGCCGGTGTCGAGAGTGCCCACGTCGAGCCCGCGGAAGTCGATACCGGCGACCGGGTATCCATCGCCGAGATCGATACCGTGATCGCCGTCGCATCAACGAAGGGCGGGGTTGGAAAATCCACTGTCGCCACCCAGCTGGCCTGCACTTTCGCGGCCGATCGCGATGTGGGCTTGTTCGACGCGGATATCTTCGGTCCGAACGTCCCCTCACTCCTCGATGTCGATGGTCCGATACTGTCCGACGATGACGATAATCCGATTCCGGCCACCGTCGGAGGTATGGAGGTCATAAGCGTGGGCCTGATGACTGAAGGTGGTCCTTTGGCCTGGCGGGGAGCGATGGCCCACGACGCGCTTTCTGACCTGTTCGCCGACACTGCATGGGACGATCCCGATACACTCGTCATCGACTTGCCGCCCGGCACCAGCGACGTTCTGTTGACGACGCTGCAAGAGGTCCCTATCGATGGTGTCGTCTTCGTCACGACGCCGTTTCACACCAGCGTCGAGGATACCCGTCGGAGTCGGCGTCTGTTCGAGGAGAACGGTGTCCCGGTTCTCGGGTATGTGCTGAATATGGACCACTTCGTTTGCGACGATTGCGAGAAGAACCACGACATGTTCCCCGGGGGGACGCTGACTGAAGAACTCGATATGCCGGCGTTGACTCGTCTTCCGTTCTCGCCAGACTTGCAGGCGCAACCGAAACCGGGCACCGCCCCCGAAGCATTCGAGAGATTGGCCGAGTCGGTTGGTGAGCAGTTGGACGATGCTGACCGCCTCGAACTTCCCGAAGATCCAGTTGATATCCGTGGTCTCGAAGCCCAACAACGAGTGGAGCGGGTGCGCGGAACGTTCGAGTCGCTTGATTCTGGTGAATCACTGTATCTCGTGAGCGACCGCGATCCAACCCCAGTCGGCGAATTTTTAGTCACCCTCACGGGCACAGATGGGGATCCGACTGATGTACTCCCAGAGTTCACGACCGAGCGCCGTGGGCTCGAAAAGTGGGTACTCAAGGCAGTTTCTCCGTGA
- a CDS encoding helix-turn-helix domain-containing protein translates to MRELVFALEYEPGCNRVADTLADHPDASIRSLSLHVTEERLWRVDHATGTPDALAAIENAFLNSDYYADCLATEDCDATQSTQVLDHTDDTLVLYSYWERTPLCSSIPHIARDHLGDGLLFDTHHESRHYTWRIIHSGEGDVSGFFDELETAVGDCAQMEMLRTAAASTPPSNGDGSATELSPEQEAALQAAVEHGYYESPREVDVSELAEHLDAPRSTLTYRLRRAEEHLAKQHVAREQLPDELSTPL, encoded by the coding sequence ATGCGCGAACTCGTCTTTGCCCTCGAATACGAACCCGGCTGCAATCGGGTAGCTGATACTCTCGCTGACCATCCAGATGCTTCGATTCGTTCGCTCTCGCTGCACGTTACTGAGGAGCGTCTCTGGCGTGTCGATCACGCCACGGGGACGCCCGACGCTCTCGCTGCCATCGAAAATGCCTTTCTCAACAGCGATTACTACGCGGACTGTCTCGCCACCGAGGACTGCGACGCTACTCAGAGTACACAGGTTCTCGACCATACCGACGACACACTTGTTCTCTACTCGTACTGGGAGCGCACTCCCCTCTGTTCGTCCATCCCCCACATCGCCCGCGATCATCTCGGTGACGGCTTGCTGTTCGATACGCACCACGAGAGTCGCCACTATACCTGGCGCATCATCCACTCCGGCGAGGGGGATGTGAGTGGGTTTTTTGATGAGCTTGAAACTGCCGTCGGCGACTGCGCGCAGATGGAGATGCTCCGAACGGCAGCTGCCTCGACACCGCCGAGCAACGGAGACGGCAGTGCAACCGAGTTGTCGCCAGAGCAGGAAGCGGCTCTCCAGGCCGCCGTCGAACATGGCTACTACGAGTCACCACGGGAGGTCGATGTGTCTGAGTTGGCTGAGCATCTTGACGCGCCACGGTCAACGCTTACCTACCGACTCCGGCGGGCGGAGGAACACTTGGCGAAGCAGCACGTCGCTCGCGAGCAGCTACCAGACGAGCTGTCGACGCCGCTCTGA
- a CDS encoding heavy metal translocating P-type ATPase codes for MTENADAAAQEHDSGQARELSVRLTVPEMDCPSCAQKVDKSLQRVDGITDTTLQPTTGMATVSYDPDRAAEADVIAAIEGAGYEVIGGEDGSDGESVDGMEIAPPSEIWTSSRAIKTWIGAGFVVLGLLFEFVLAGQNPEIATLLSHSFTVADGLFLVAIAVSGYPVVRGGYYSARNLSLDIELLMGTAIIAATGIGYFVEAATLAVLFSVAELLEDYAMDRARNSLRELMELSPDEAAVRRDDEEVTVSVEEVEIGETVVVRPGEKIPLDGTVIEGGSAVDQSPITGESVPVDKAEGDDVYAGSINEEGYLEVKVTSTAGDSTLSQIIGMVQGAQEKKTEKEQFVDRFSGYYTPAVVVLAILTAAVPPLVLGWPWQTWFIRGLTLLVIACPCAFVISTPVSVVSGITSAAKNGVLIKGGNHLEAMGEVDAVALDKTGTLTKGELTVTDIVPLGDHSESDVLRYGAGLEQRSEHPIAEAILTRADEGDVTDLPAPSDFESLTGKGIRATIDGETYFVGKPALFEELGFDLPQARRTTDGGTVSEEVTADSGLEEQEKEYTDHVLAGLEEEGRTVVLVGTETELVGGIAIADEVRSTSRRAVERLHELGVGRVVMLTGDNEGTAHAIAEQVGVDEYRAELLPEQKIEALDKLRDEYGDVAMVGDGVNDAPALATATVGVAMGAAGTDTALETADIALMGDDLSKLPYLYDLSHKAGNVIQQNIWASLGVKALLAIGVPLGYVSVAVAVVVGDMGMSLGVTGNAMRLSRIVPDSLHNDADREAEV; via the coding sequence ATGACCGAAAACGCAGACGCAGCAGCGCAGGAACACGACAGTGGGCAGGCGCGAGAGTTGTCCGTCCGGCTCACCGTTCCGGAGATGGACTGCCCCTCTTGTGCGCAGAAAGTCGACAAGAGTCTCCAGCGCGTCGACGGAATTACTGACACCACCCTCCAACCCACGACGGGCATGGCCACGGTAAGCTATGATCCTGACCGTGCCGCCGAGGCCGACGTGATTGCGGCCATCGAGGGCGCGGGCTATGAAGTCATCGGCGGCGAAGACGGTTCTGACGGAGAATCCGTCGATGGCATGGAAATTGCACCTCCGTCCGAGATCTGGACGAGTTCGCGCGCCATCAAGACGTGGATAGGGGCAGGATTCGTCGTGCTCGGTCTCCTCTTCGAGTTCGTCCTCGCCGGACAGAACCCAGAGATTGCGACCCTTCTCAGCCATTCGTTCACGGTTGCGGACGGACTGTTTCTCGTCGCGATCGCCGTCAGCGGCTATCCTGTCGTTCGTGGCGGGTACTACTCGGCGCGGAATCTGAGTCTCGATATTGAGCTTCTGATGGGGACGGCGATCATCGCGGCCACCGGCATCGGCTACTTCGTCGAAGCCGCGACGCTTGCGGTCCTGTTCAGTGTCGCGGAGCTCCTCGAAGACTACGCGATGGACAGGGCACGGAACTCGCTGCGTGAACTGATGGAACTCTCGCCCGACGAGGCCGCGGTCCGCCGCGACGATGAAGAGGTGACCGTATCCGTCGAAGAAGTCGAGATCGGCGAAACCGTCGTCGTCCGTCCCGGCGAAAAGATTCCACTGGATGGCACGGTCATCGAGGGTGGGAGTGCGGTCGACCAGTCACCGATCACCGGCGAGAGCGTCCCCGTCGACAAGGCCGAAGGCGACGACGTGTACGCTGGCTCCATCAACGAGGAGGGCTACCTCGAAGTAAAGGTTACATCGACCGCGGGGGACTCGACACTCTCGCAGATCATCGGGATGGTACAGGGTGCTCAGGAAAAGAAAACGGAAAAAGAGCAGTTCGTCGACCGCTTCTCGGGCTACTACACGCCCGCGGTCGTCGTACTGGCGATCCTCACTGCTGCTGTACCGCCGCTCGTGCTCGGGTGGCCGTGGCAGACATGGTTCATTCGTGGCCTCACGCTGTTGGTGATCGCCTGTCCTTGCGCGTTCGTCATCTCGACGCCCGTTTCCGTGGTGTCGGGCATCACGAGCGCCGCGAAGAACGGCGTCCTAATCAAGGGCGGCAACCACCTCGAAGCGATGGGCGAGGTCGATGCCGTTGCGCTGGACAAGACTGGAACGCTCACGAAGGGCGAACTCACGGTCACCGATATCGTTCCGCTTGGAGACCACAGCGAGTCGGATGTTCTCCGGTACGGTGCAGGATTGGAGCAGCGCAGTGAACATCCGATTGCCGAAGCGATTCTCACCCGTGCCGACGAGGGCGACGTGACTGACCTCCCAGCACCCTCTGACTTCGAGAGTCTGACTGGAAAGGGTATTCGCGCCACAATCGACGGCGAGACGTACTTTGTGGGTAAGCCTGCACTGTTCGAGGAACTCGGCTTCGACCTCCCACAAGCACGCCGCACAACCGACGGTGGGACCGTGTCAGAAGAGGTCACCGCAGACTCCGGTCTGGAGGAACAGGAGAAGGAGTACACGGACCACGTGCTCGCCGGACTTGAGGAGGAGGGACGGACGGTCGTCCTCGTTGGGACGGAAACGGAATTGGTGGGTGGCATCGCAATCGCCGACGAAGTACGTTCAACCTCGCGGCGTGCCGTTGAGCGCCTGCATGAGTTGGGCGTCGGCCGCGTCGTGATGCTCACGGGCGATAATGAAGGAACGGCCCACGCCATTGCCGAGCAGGTCGGTGTCGACGAGTACCGTGCGGAACTCCTCCCTGAGCAGAAGATCGAGGCACTCGACAAGCTACGTGATGAGTACGGAGACGTCGCAATGGTTGGCGACGGAGTAAATGATGCACCGGCTCTTGCGACCGCGACTGTCGGCGTTGCGATGGGGGCTGCCGGAACGGATACGGCACTGGAGACGGCCGATATCGCGCTTATGGGCGATGATCTCTCGAAACTCCCGTACCTGTACGACCTGTCGCACAAAGCAGGAAACGTGATTCAACAGAATATTTGGGCGAGCCTCGGAGTGAAGGCGCTGCTTGCAATCGGTGTCCCACTCGGCTACGTTAGCGTTGCTGTAGCCGTGGTCGTCGGCGACATGGGGATGAGCCTCGGGGTCACTGGAAACGCGATGCGACTCTCGCGGATTGTCCCCGACAGCCTACACAACGACGCTGATCGAGAGGCGGAAGTGTGA
- a CDS encoding universal stress protein, with protein MYDRILFPTDGSNQASALEHAVDIAELSGGTLHTLYVVDDAEIPETNRNQIVDSYEREGANAIEHVEDVAAERDVAVMGDIEQGTPHEAILNYADEHDIDLVVMGTRGRSGLDRLLIGSVTERVVRASDVPVLTVSLASHEAAVTDTEQAIDLATRSLEDDGYEVTSIADEPYRVSGTWIVRARTGDNGTFNVHINRTTGDVSLAKVN; from the coding sequence ATGTACGACCGAATCCTCTTCCCGACAGATGGGAGCAACCAAGCGAGCGCGCTCGAACACGCAGTAGACATCGCGGAGCTGTCCGGCGGGACTCTCCACACGCTCTACGTCGTCGACGACGCCGAGATTCCTGAGACGAACCGAAACCAAATCGTCGATTCGTATGAGCGGGAGGGAGCCAATGCCATCGAACACGTCGAGGATGTGGCGGCCGAACGCGACGTCGCTGTCATGGGTGATATCGAACAGGGCACTCCACACGAGGCGATCCTCAACTACGCCGATGAACACGATATCGACCTCGTCGTGATGGGAACCCGTGGGAGATCGGGTCTCGACCGACTCTTGATCGGGAGCGTCACCGAGCGAGTCGTTCGGGCGAGTGACGTCCCTGTCCTCACGGTTTCGTTGGCGAGCCATGAAGCAGCCGTCACGGATACCGAACAGGCGATTGACCTCGCAACTCGAAGTCTCGAAGACGATGGCTACGAGGTGACCTCGATCGCGGACGAACCGTATCGAGTGAGCGGCACGTGGATCGTCAGAGCGCGTACTGGCGACAATGGGACGTTCAACGTCCACATCAACCGCACTACGGGCGATGTGAGCCTTGCAAAGGTCAATTGA
- a CDS encoding cyclodeaminase/cyclohydrolase family protein: protein MTFADQTINQFLENVAASAVTPSGGAVAAVGGAFGAALCEMVCIHTIEKDGYADVRPELTDIRDELGTRRVRLLELADEDSMAVDELQAAFETPNDEDRAELVQEKSRRTAEVPLEIAETCLGVLEHARVVTAKGNRNAIADAGTGAFLAHSALKASVFTVQSNLELIEDPTAVADIEARLAEIDRRDDEALKQVEANIEEIA from the coding sequence ATGACCTTCGCCGATCAGACTATCAATCAGTTCCTCGAGAATGTCGCAGCAAGCGCCGTGACTCCAAGTGGCGGTGCAGTCGCTGCCGTCGGCGGTGCTTTCGGTGCGGCGCTTTGTGAGATGGTGTGTATCCACACGATCGAGAAAGACGGCTACGCCGACGTTCGACCCGAGCTAACCGATATTCGTGATGAGCTCGGGACACGCCGGGTTCGCTTGTTGGAACTCGCAGACGAAGACTCGATGGCTGTTGACGAGTTGCAGGCAGCGTTCGAAACACCGAACGACGAAGATCGCGCCGAACTGGTCCAAGAGAAATCACGCCGTACTGCCGAAGTGCCTCTCGAGATAGCTGAGACCTGTCTCGGCGTTCTCGAACATGCGAGAGTGGTAACGGCGAAGGGAAACCGAAATGCCATCGCCGACGCCGGAACAGGTGCATTTCTTGCTCACTCAGCCCTGAAAGCGTCAGTATTCACTGTACAGAGCAATCTGGAGCTGATAGAGGATCCAACTGCTGTCGCGGACATCGAGGCGCGTTTGGCCGAGATCGACAGGCGGGACGACGAAGCGCTGAAACAGGTAGAAGCAAACATTGAGGAAATTGCCTGA
- a CDS encoding DUF1152 domain-containing protein — METLEETFDHDRALVFGVGGCGDIVSTIPTARLLESHGVDIVLGGVAWERVVVDPTPGPRHFEEITGIEQLNDAAALASAETATQDGIEFAETHVARQYDEEVLLIDIGGGARGVAKGLDDACDQLDIDLVVGTDAGGDVLAAGDEPGIKSPLTDAVMLSVLDLLNVDTCLGMYGYGSDGELTLDEITAGIGRAARRDGLLGAWGLTPRIVDELDALLDEVTTEANRLPVEAARGKLGDEAIRDGERSVELTPASTVTFYLDPAAVAAGSALDTHVRDTESFEAAHEALSQAGYETELDLERRLTAQ, encoded by the coding sequence ATGGAGACTCTCGAGGAGACGTTCGACCATGACCGGGCACTCGTCTTCGGTGTCGGAGGATGTGGAGATATTGTCAGCACGATCCCGACTGCTCGCCTGCTTGAATCGCATGGTGTCGACATCGTTCTCGGTGGCGTCGCCTGGGAGCGTGTCGTCGTCGACCCGACGCCCGGTCCCCGACATTTCGAGGAGATCACCGGCATCGAACAACTGAATGACGCGGCTGCGCTTGCGTCAGCGGAAACCGCCACGCAGGACGGAATCGAATTTGCCGAGACACACGTTGCCCGTCAGTATGACGAAGAAGTGCTCCTCATCGATATTGGCGGGGGCGCACGCGGGGTAGCAAAAGGGCTCGATGATGCCTGCGACCAACTCGATATCGACCTCGTCGTCGGTACCGATGCAGGCGGTGACGTACTCGCAGCGGGAGACGAGCCGGGAATCAAGAGTCCACTGACAGACGCCGTGATGCTCTCTGTGTTGGACCTTCTCAATGTCGATACCTGTCTCGGGATGTATGGGTACGGGAGCGATGGCGAACTCACACTCGATGAAATCACAGCTGGGATCGGTCGGGCAGCTCGACGAGACGGACTTCTCGGTGCGTGGGGGCTGACGCCCCGTATTGTTGATGAGCTTGATGCGCTCTTGGATGAGGTGACTACGGAGGCAAATCGGCTTCCAGTAGAAGCGGCGCGCGGGAAGCTCGGCGATGAAGCTATTCGGGATGGAGAGCGGTCGGTCGAACTCACGCCTGCGAGTACTGTTACATTCTATCTTGACCCAGCAGCCGTGGCAGCTGGCTCTGCCCTCGATACGCACGTTCGGGATACCGAGAGTTTCGAGGCCGCTCACGAAGCTCTGAGCCAAGCCGGTTACGAAACTGAGCTTGATCTGGAACGGCGACTTACTGCCCAGTGA
- a CDS encoding TSUP family transporter: protein MPSAYIKGYVGVVVLLVASTTLVQKYVGAATEYRPRWLIGFAIFAGLNKGIAGSGYGPVITLGEIISGVYEKSATAITSMAEGVVSLAGIAAFFGITAAGVEINLMLLPSVFAGGFLAAILSPYTVRALPNRALQYLVPGYALVLVVIPFAQIL, encoded by the coding sequence ATTCCAAGTGCGTACATCAAGGGCTACGTCGGCGTGGTAGTGCTGCTGGTTGCTTCGACCACGCTCGTCCAGAAGTACGTCGGGGCGGCGACTGAGTACCGACCTCGGTGGTTGATTGGCTTCGCGATCTTCGCCGGGTTAAACAAGGGCATCGCCGGGAGCGGGTACGGACCGGTGATCACGCTCGGTGAAATCATCTCCGGTGTCTACGAAAAGAGCGCGACTGCGATCACGTCGATGGCTGAGGGGGTTGTTTCTCTCGCTGGCATTGCCGCCTTCTTTGGCATTACCGCCGCTGGCGTCGAGATCAATCTCATGTTGCTCCCGTCGGTGTTTGCAGGCGGCTTCCTCGCCGCAATCCTCTCTCCGTATACCGTGCGTGCGCTTCCGAACCGTGCGCTTCAGTATCTCGTTCCAGGGTATGCGTTGGTTCTCGTGGTGATTCCATTCGCCCAGATACTCTGA